Sequence from the Piscinibacter sp. HJYY11 genome:
ATGTGCCCGCGCTGCGGCAGCGAAGCGGTGCTGGGCGACAAGTCGGGCTTCCCGATCACGGTGCCGTTCCTGACGCAGATGAACGAAGCCTGGTTTCAGCAGACCCTCATCCGTCCGGGCAAGCCGAAGGCTTGAGGCCCTGCGTGGCGACCCCTTGAAAGGAGCGCATGCCGGCCTGTCGCATCGATCACATCACGATCACCTCGCCGACGCTCGCGGCAGGCAGTGATCTTGTCTTCGATTGCCTGGGGCTCCGTCCGCAGCCAGGGGGTGAGCATGCGCGCATGGGCACGCACAACCTGCTGCTGCGGCTGGGTGATGCGCTCTTTCTCGAGGTCATCGCCATCAACCCTGCGGCCGCGCGACCTTCGCGCTCGCGGTGGTTCGACCTGGACCGGCTGTCGCCCGCCAGTGAACCTCGGCTTGCGTGCTGGGTCGCCCGCACCGAGGACATCCACGCGTCGTTGGAGAGGAGTCCCGAGCCGCTGGGCCAAGCGGAGCCCATGTCTCGAGGGGCGCTCGAATGGCTCATCTCCATTCCTGAAGACGGCCATCTGCCGCTCGGAGGCGCAGTGCCCGCGCTGATCCAGTGGCACACCGAGACGCATCCTGCTGTGGGTCTGCGGGACGTGGGATGCACGCTCGTGGCCCTGGAGTTGTGGCATCCGGCCCCGGCCTCCGTGCGCGCGGTGCTTGATGAGCTCCAGCTGGCCGAGCCCGGCGTCACGGTGTCGGTCGGTGAGGCCGCGGTCCCTAGGCTCGTGGCGCTCATCCAGACGCCGCAAGGCCTTCGGCGCATCGGCGCACCTGCCCCTCCGTTGCATCGTTAGCACGCATACCCTCCGGTCTGCCCTTCCTGTCGACGACATGACGCCACGCAAGCACCTCGGTTTCCTGCTCCAGGGCGTTGGTGCCTGGGTGGTGTTCTGGCTGGTGGGGTTGCCGGACTACTACCAGCAGTACTCCACCGTGCTGATGGCGGTGGCGAGCATCCTGCTGTCGGTGGCGATCTCGCTGGCGGCGATCGCTCTTCTGCGCCGAGGCCCACAGGCGCGCCGCATGTCGCGCGCCTTCTGGCTGTCGTTCTATTACACCGTGCCCTTCGTCCTGCTCGACACCGCCTACTGTGCGTGGTACCTGGGGCACGGCACGCAGTATCTGGTGACCTTCTGGTACCTGACGATCTTCTACGTGACGCCGTGGCTGACGTTCATGCCCACTGCGTGGCTGCTGAGCGAAAGGGCTTCGTGATGTTGACCGCCTGAGCTTCCACCAAGCCCGGCTTTGACCGCCGGCACAGCGCTGCCCTGAATCGCCACCATGCTCCGTCTCCAGACCTACCAAACGCTGGCCGACCTCGTGCTCGTGCTGCACGTGGCGCTCGTGCTCTTCGTGGTGGGCGGCCTGGTGCTGATCGTGCTGGGCAACCTGCGCGGCTGGTCGTGGGTGAACGCCTGGTGGTTCAGGCTTGCGCACCTCGCGACCATCGCCATCGTGGTCGCCGAGGCGTGGTGGGGCATCGAATGCCCACTGACCACGCTCGAGCGATGGCTGCGAGAGCAGGCGCGCGACAGCACCTACGCCGGCAGCTTCATCGAGCACTGGCTGCAGGCGCTGCTCTTCTGGCAGGCGCCACCGTGGGTCTTCACCACCGCCTACACGCTCTTCGGCCTGGCGGTCGTCGCGGCGTGGTGGCGCTTCCCCCCGAAACGACGCTCAGCGACGTGACCAGAGCCGGCGCGCGAGCGCCTGCACGTCCGCATCGGGGTGCGCACCGGCGCGGCCTCTCTCGCGCTCGTTGCGCAGCAGCCGCCACAGCGTGTCCTTGTGCGGCAGCACCGTGCCGAAGAAGCGCACGCCATCGGCATCGCTGACCAGCAAGGTGGGAAAGTTTTCCACCTCGACCGGGTCGACGAGCTCGGACTCGTCTTCGATGTCCACCCACACGAAGCGCATGTCCGCATGGGCCTGTGCGGCCTCCTCGAAGATCCCGCGGTAGTCGCGGCAGGTGCCGCACCATTCCGCGCACAGGCAGGCCACCAACAGCGGTGCAGAGGAGGAAGGCGTGTCAGACATCGCCCCGGATCATCTCAGACCTCGCCGCATCGTGCCGCGAAGGGGCCGCTCCGGAATGCGAGTTGCCGCGATCGGGAACAGGCTGGGTGTCCAGTCGCTGAAGGAGATTCATCCATGATGAGCAAGAAGCTACTCGCCGCCATCGTCGCCACCACCCTGGGCTGTGGCACGGCCATGGCACAGACGACCAACAACGTCGAAAACACCGCCGCTCCCAACGCCACCCAGACAGCCCCCGGCGGGCTGACCGAGGCCGGCAAGGACGCCAAGGACACCGCCAAGGGCGAATACAAGGCGCGCAAGAAGATCGCTGAGGCGAACAAGGAGCTGAACAAGGCCGATTGCGAAGTGTCGGCCGATGGCAGCGCCGAGCGTGCCTGCAAGA
This genomic interval carries:
- a CDS encoding VOC family protein, translating into MPACRIDHITITSPTLAAGSDLVFDCLGLRPQPGGEHARMGTHNLLLRLGDALFLEVIAINPAAARPSRSRWFDLDRLSPASEPRLACWVARTEDIHASLERSPEPLGQAEPMSRGALEWLISIPEDGHLPLGGAVPALIQWHTETHPAVGLRDVGCTLVALELWHPAPASVRAVLDELQLAEPGVTVSVGEAAVPRLVALIQTPQGLRRIGAPAPPLHR
- a CDS encoding DUF2784 domain-containing protein → MLRLQTYQTLADLVLVLHVALVLFVVGGLVLIVLGNLRGWSWVNAWWFRLAHLATIAIVVAEAWWGIECPLTTLERWLREQARDSTYAGSFIEHWLQALLFWQAPPWVFTTAYTLFGLAVVAAWWRFPPKRRSAT
- a CDS encoding co-chaperone YbbN, whose translation is MSDTPSSSAPLLVACLCAEWCGTCRDYRGIFEEAAQAHADMRFVWVDIEDESELVDPVEVENFPTLLVSDADGVRFFGTVLPHKDTLWRLLRNERERGRAGAHPDADVQALARRLWSRR